Proteins from a single region of Runella sp. SP2:
- a CDS encoding capsule assembly Wzi family protein has product MFRYIYLLLFTCSLANIGFSKALFHNDTTKKHSASAFVEMGGIITPQTQTPFWLRVNKNGTVPSDSPLGFVNLEANWIRNGKIRWIGQISTSVVQNKNSSIYIPNLHIDAEYKGLVFRVGRFREIIGLGDSSMSSGFYIYSGNALPIPKIQLSTNGFLPLHFTNGFLSIHAQIGHGWFGHETWAQNYYLHQKSFYLKFGKPRSSIHLYTGISHFAQWGGNSAILIGSGRVAPNGDLPHSLKDFLYVISAQKFPQSTGLSSFDTENRVGNHLGTLEALFEYQNLRSTWLAYYQHPIENMPGVFGNFPDGLYGISWRNKSPKTSKLAVTNFIIEYLTTLDQGLFYNSIINTYHGNDYFNNSQYMDGWTYRNHIIGTPFITYRNDTRPEWVNLRGSYEEGGYMKINSNSVTALHVSSQVSFGKKNTILFRVSPSRHYFNLRNDGSYEKNVNQFSSLLEFQNQPQKHKDIVLKMALSFDDGELLPNTFGASFSFRKYISK; this is encoded by the coding sequence ATGTTTCGCTATATATATCTTTTATTATTTACTTGCTCACTAGCAAATATCGGTTTTTCAAAGGCATTGTTTCACAATGACACTACGAAAAAGCATTCCGCCAGCGCATTTGTAGAGATGGGGGGAATTATTACACCCCAAACACAAACACCATTCTGGCTGCGTGTCAACAAAAACGGAACTGTTCCCTCAGATTCTCCTTTGGGTTTTGTTAATCTTGAAGCGAATTGGATACGAAATGGTAAGATAAGATGGATTGGGCAAATAAGTACAAGTGTTGTTCAAAACAAAAATTCATCAATTTATATCCCTAACTTACACATCGATGCGGAATACAAAGGTCTAGTATTTCGGGTAGGTCGTTTTAGAGAAATTATTGGTCTTGGCGATAGTTCTATGAGTTCTGGGTTCTATATTTACTCAGGGAATGCCCTCCCAATTCCTAAAATTCAATTAAGTACAAATGGTTTTTTACCTCTCCATTTTACAAATGGTTTTTTATCAATTCATGCACAAATAGGTCACGGATGGTTTGGCCATGAAACATGGGCTCAAAATTATTATTTGCATCAGAAAAGTTTTTATTTGAAGTTTGGCAAACCTCGTTCTTCAATACATCTCTATACTGGCATATCTCATTTTGCGCAATGGGGCGGCAATAGCGCTATTTTGATAGGGAGTGGCAGAGTTGCACCAAATGGGGACTTACCTCATTCACTTAAAGATTTTTTATATGTCATTTCAGCTCAAAAATTTCCCCAATCTACTGGATTGTCCTCCTTTGATACTGAAAATCGAGTTGGGAATCATTTAGGGACTCTAGAGGCTTTATTTGAATATCAAAATTTAAGAAGTACGTGGTTAGCCTATTATCAACATCCAATCGAAAATATGCCTGGAGTTTTTGGTAATTTTCCGGATGGGCTTTACGGAATCAGTTGGAGAAACAAATCGCCCAAAACTTCAAAATTGGCTGTAACGAACTTTATTATTGAATACCTTACTACCTTAGATCAGGGTTTATTTTATAACTCAATAATAAATACCTATCATGGAAACGACTATTTCAATAACTCTCAATATATGGACGGCTGGACATATCGAAATCATATTATTGGAACACCATTTATTACATATCGAAATGATACCCGTCCCGAATGGGTTAATCTCAGAGGAAGTTATGAAGAAGGGGGGTATATGAAAATTAATAGCAATAGTGTCACCGCACTACATGTAAGTAGTCAAGTATCTTTTGGAAAGAAAAATACAATTTTATTTAGAGTTTCTCCTAGTCGTCATTATTTTAACCTTAGGAATGATGGCAGTTATGAAAAAAACGTCAACCAATTTTCAAGTTTACTAGAATTTCAAAACCAGCCACAAAAACATAAAGATATAGTTCTAAAGATGGCTTTATCTTTTGATGATGGTGAACTTTTACCCAATACATTTGGAGCTAGTTTTAGTTTTAGAAAATATATAAGTAAATGA
- a CDS encoding FkbM family methyltransferase yields MIRFLVGILQHPLGGIEGIMRFVRWQVGQVLVPYPVIYNFTEHSKVLLKKSMTGMTYNYYCKLQEFNDMLFVLHFLRENDLFVDIGANVGSYTLLASKEVGARSVSYEPIESTWQILEFNVKLNKIEHLATIKKICVGSTVGHVKFTKNLDTMNHVSINENEENTVEVPIDTLDNQLENENPILIKIDTEGYEKEVLKGAQSTLKKSTLQAIIVEINGSDKKYNSSSNEVVEHLRKAGFRPVAYSPIERKLTLVENLTTNGNTIFIKNIELIQERVRTANVFSVGERRF; encoded by the coding sequence ATGATACGTTTTTTGGTGGGAATATTACAACATCCCCTAGGTGGAATTGAAGGTATTATGCGCTTTGTGCGCTGGCAAGTTGGGCAGGTGCTGGTACCATATCCAGTTATCTACAACTTTACAGAGCACTCCAAGGTATTATTGAAAAAGTCTATGACAGGTATGACTTATAATTACTATTGTAAGCTACAGGAGTTTAATGACATGCTTTTTGTTCTACATTTTTTAAGAGAAAACGATTTGTTTGTTGATATTGGTGCAAATGTGGGGAGTTACACACTTTTGGCATCTAAGGAGGTTGGAGCAAGAAGTGTTTCTTATGAGCCAATTGAAAGTACTTGGCAGATACTGGAATTTAATGTAAAACTAAATAAAATTGAGCATCTTGCCACAATCAAAAAAATCTGTGTAGGCTCAACAGTTGGTCACGTCAAGTTTACTAAGAATCTTGACACGATGAATCATGTATCAATAAATGAAAATGAGGAAAATACTGTTGAAGTTCCTATTGATACCCTTGATAACCAGCTAGAAAATGAGAACCCAATATTAATAAAAATTGATACAGAAGGGTATGAAAAAGAGGTACTTAAAGGAGCTCAGTCTACTCTTAAAAAAAGCACACTACAAGCCATAATTGTAGAGATAAATGGGTCTGATAAAAAGTATAATTCATCTAGCAATGAGGTAGTTGAGCATTTGAGGAAAGCGGGATTTAGACCAGTAGCATATAGTCCAATCGAACGAAAACTAACTCTAGTAGAAAATCTTACTACAAATGGGAACACTATTTTTATCAAAAATATAGAATTGATTCAAGAAAGAGTTCGTACAGCGAATGTGTTTTCTGTTGGAGAAAGACGTTTCTAG
- a CDS encoding glycosyltransferase family 4 protein, with protein MLYLRLYLLFAFIFHNEVKNLFCSLTDYKMFSKVNQKLLIFDTHPVQYRAPLWRKMHQLAPGSIHVAYASDCSVKGHEDKDFGLTFSWDEPLLDGYPYTILNSEKGNPLNGWGSLTEKGVKGIIDEISPDAILLTGLNYRYEWAALIYALLKGIPIWLRTETQDYAFTRTKTKSYLRYLAYTIAYKGINRFFYIGNLNKEHYLSHGVSSKLLSPALYCTVNRYSQFTTLEKEQIRAQGRAEHHLLNTQIVIGFSGKFIEKKDPLLIYKSLKHISPHIRERLHLYFVGNGPLSAQLENEAKKAYEDWGINTTFAGFVNQSQIGSHYLLMDILVLPSKRMGETWGLVVNEAIQAGCSIAISNAVGCCANFSDWPRVQIFNESQDEQLAQCLEILSEFNHNLEWGTNLIQKYSIEESAQNLLNNLR; from the coding sequence ATGCTATACCTTCGTCTTTACCTTTTGTTTGCTTTTATCTTCCATAATGAAGTAAAAAATTTATTTTGCTCCCTTACTGATTACAAAATGTTTTCGAAAGTCAACCAAAAATTACTCATTTTTGATACCCACCCTGTACAGTACAGGGCTCCACTTTGGAGAAAAATGCACCAACTTGCACCTGGTAGTATTCATGTTGCTTATGCTTCGGATTGCTCAGTCAAAGGACATGAAGACAAAGACTTTGGATTAACTTTCTCTTGGGATGAGCCATTATTAGATGGGTATCCTTATACTATTTTAAATAGTGAAAAAGGTAATCCTCTAAATGGCTGGGGCTCTTTAACTGAGAAAGGCGTCAAGGGTATTATTGACGAAATATCGCCTGATGCTATTTTACTAACTGGTCTTAACTATCGCTATGAATGGGCGGCTTTAATTTATGCTCTTCTAAAGGGTATTCCAATTTGGCTACGCACAGAAACACAAGACTATGCTTTTACCAGAACCAAAACCAAATCGTATCTCAGATATTTAGCCTACACAATTGCATATAAAGGTATCAACCGTTTTTTTTATATAGGCAACCTGAATAAGGAACATTATTTGTCTCATGGAGTATCGTCTAAATTATTATCACCTGCCTTATATTGTACAGTCAATCGATATTCGCAATTTACAACTTTAGAAAAAGAACAAATACGAGCACAGGGTCGTGCTGAACATCATTTATTAAATACTCAAATTGTAATAGGTTTCTCAGGAAAGTTTATTGAAAAGAAAGACCCTTTGTTGATTTATAAATCATTAAAGCATATTAGTCCCCATATTCGTGAACGGCTTCATTTATATTTTGTCGGTAATGGACCACTGAGTGCTCAATTAGAAAATGAAGCTAAAAAAGCATACGAGGATTGGGGCATAAACACAACGTTTGCAGGATTTGTTAATCAATCACAAATTGGCAGTCATTACCTTTTGATGGACATTTTAGTTCTTCCCTCAAAAAGGATGGGGGAAACTTGGGGCTTAGTTGTCAATGAAGCTATACAAGCAGGATGTAGCATAGCTATTTCTAATGCCGTTGGTTGTTGTGCTAATTTTAGCGATTGGCCAAGGGTTCAAATTTTCAACGAGAGTCAAGACGAACAGCTAGCTCAGTGTTTAGAAATACTTTCAGAGTTTAATCACAACTTAGAGTGGGGAACTAACCTAATTCAAAAATATAGTATAGAAGAGAGTGCTCAAAATTTGTTAAACAACCTAAGATAG
- a CDS encoding thioredoxin family protein, with protein sequence MKKNKSYLWRKITLCFLMLATTVQGQGIQFFNGSYQGAVEAARRANKILFVEVYLNGCPHCAALAPILEEKKVGDFFNYQFVNFKLEANSEDSKILQQQKGLTYVEFPLFFFFDPRTGQLVHMAFPGERPNKNEAIEEVLKHGKNALDTTERTLAYSSRFSKGDRGLAFLINYAKYVKSMKDMDRLGTINTEIAKVMTKPSDLESKLGFYVLQRLIEDYKNPMAVYFFNNINKYKAKYPAKEVNDTGELILYYTLYGKRAAQMDVSEIVKIRQNMVKLGVAPAVASTRTILKEIEAYFRVKQTDKATARLNEHKKMSSMGLADYAYLVKYFNEHATDNTYVSSLVTWVDAGVKAAKPEEKKSQQVADLYLQRSKAFQRIGKKIEAKKDAQMALSVAQAAKLDTKPFVDELTKLSR encoded by the coding sequence ATGAAAAAGAATAAAAGTTATCTTTGGCGTAAAATCACATTGTGTTTTTTGATGTTGGCTACCACGGTGCAAGGCCAAGGTATTCAGTTTTTTAATGGTTCATATCAAGGAGCTGTGGAAGCAGCAAGGAGAGCTAATAAAATATTGTTTGTTGAGGTTTACCTAAATGGGTGTCCTCATTGTGCAGCTCTGGCTCCAATCCTTGAAGAAAAAAAAGTTGGTGACTTTTTTAATTACCAGTTTGTAAACTTTAAACTGGAAGCAAACTCAGAAGACTCAAAAATCCTACAACAGCAAAAAGGGTTGACATACGTTGAGTTTCCGTTGTTCTTTTTCTTCGATCCAAGAACAGGACAGTTAGTACATATGGCATTCCCAGGAGAAAGACCCAATAAAAATGAGGCTATCGAAGAAGTACTGAAACATGGAAAAAATGCTTTAGACACAACAGAGAGAACGTTAGCCTACAGTAGCAGGTTTTCAAAAGGAGATAGAGGTTTGGCGTTTTTAATTAACTACGCAAAGTATGTCAAGAGCATGAAAGATATGGATCGTTTGGGGACGATTAACACCGAGATTGCTAAAGTAATGACTAAACCATCTGATTTAGAGAGTAAATTGGGATTTTATGTTCTTCAACGTTTGATAGAAGACTACAAAAACCCAATGGCAGTTTACTTTTTTAACAATATTAATAAATACAAGGCAAAGTACCCCGCGAAAGAGGTTAATGATACTGGAGAGCTAATATTGTATTATACATTATATGGTAAGCGTGCTGCTCAGATGGATGTTAGCGAAATTGTTAAAATACGTCAAAATATGGTTAAACTGGGAGTAGCCCCTGCTGTTGCGAGTACCCGTACAATATTAAAGGAAATAGAGGCGTATTTTCGAGTAAAGCAGACAGATAAAGCTACTGCTCGTTTGAACGAACACAAAAAAATGTCCTCTATGGGATTAGCTGACTATGCTTACTTAGTAAAGTATTTTAATGAACATGCGACTGATAACACGTATGTATCGTCGTTAGTTACATGGGTAGATGCAGGCGTTAAAGCGGCAAAACCAGAAGAGAAAAAGTCGCAGCAAGTGGCAGATTTATACTTACAGCGCTCCAAGGCTTTCCAGCGAATTGGGAAAAAAATAGAGGCAAAAAAGGATGCTCAAATGGCACTTTCTGTTGCCCAGGCGGCCAAGCTTGATACTAAGCCTTTCGTCGATGAACTAACGAAACTGAGCCGTTAG
- a CDS encoding T9SS type A sorting domain-containing protein encodes MKPIKTLLSFCVVLMVAMGAWGQVTSITAPAIPAGQQCVGATIVPPSSPTIVASGCAGEAVFLQLFEADGTELAVGSAGSVPGGAAGSVVIPAAALGKTVYYRYVTKGTTAGCAFNGTATPLNNNTVVATPTKPTIVAPIPSICHLETQKTLAEFGAPNVYANCTSGTLTVAYITGTSPWNTAGDYTIGYKCVSGVCESPIETTTFTVKNPLNAPIFVKNIPSICPGEDQLTVEEVEAGGFASCAADPGSVLKVISGPLSNTTSGAVQFICERDGCKSGVYSHSYTIYSATAAPTGVTINGGSSVTACASAIPASLVFGGDCAGNNYKIWNVTTNTLVSAAYTSGSISPIPTSGTTVYRVTCTDATCESTGVEVTYTVSPAIAKPELAAAIPSICHLETQLTEAQLEAPGVYASCAPGTTLNLVSVSGTAPWNTAGTYTAMWRCETSATCYSELTQTTFTVKNPLNAPIFVKNIPSICPGKDQLTVEQVEAGGFASCAADPGSVLKVINGPLSNTTSGAVQFICERDGCKSAVYSHSYTIYSATAAPTGVSITGSRAGATGNGTTAVTVCSSPATAATLAFAGDCAGNNFKIWNVTDNVLVTASYSGPITAPTKTTEYKVSCTDATCESTGVTVTYTVSPAIAKPVLAAAIPSICHLETQKTEAELEAPGVYASCEPGFTLNLVSVSGTAPWNTAGTYTAMWRCESSADCYSELTQTTFIVKNPLSLPIFVKNIPSICPGEKQLTVEEVEAGGFASCAADPGAVLKVINGPLSNTTSGSVQFICERDGCKSGVYSHSYTIYSATAAPTGVNINGGSSVTACASSLPASLTFGGDCAGNNYKIWNVTDNVLVTASYSGPIPVPSKTTVYRVTCTDATCESTGVEVTFTLGSGVAKPTLVKAIPSICHLGTQLTEAQLEAAGVYASCEAGATLNLVSVSGTAPWNTAGTYTAMWRCEVSATCYSELTQTTFIVNSPMATPTLSASATTICAGETVTFTVGHTCPSTATLELYKNDTILVASKAAGTSPATIGYAATTGTYKVKCMFDKCYSAASSGVTVTANALPAAPTFTGATPLQPSAVCANTSVGGVLLNTLTCAVNTQVLVWYDKDNLVVPQPNTQPAATTTWTVSCRNTVGNTCEGPRTTVVFTVNPQGSTPTGVSLTAEGTTVNVGQDKVICSTTGAAITFTGCPSGETMLVSVDGNVYSATIPSVVTDGIKHNYRVRCQAGSGASACDGPESGVMSLTAYPVLTTAPTANVVPAVVCSASAPVAFGGSSSCGALATVWFDATTNTQLLSLPSMTPTTPGTYSYYAKCVNGGGCMSPASATTSLTVVGNSMAPTITSIGGTEVCTGVNVTLTTNCPAGSVVKWSTGDTGNALPLVSAVPQVRAVTAKCAITVGSTTCESPVSATTTVVWKTFDITIINIGSPLSGVKPGSNVPKSAWAANFVTVDAGPSLQSSSQGNPSVFFTENPNKGADRFWTVHVESCALGTTGAISYDMLVTPEAGVPYSYNTVENNAPYLMYANRDGFTELYAHNHGAYGFTSEPKYTQGLPKGLYKLSIRYWSEKGMGLYPAVRTAQGTQLAYQEYWFRIQSQNGIGSGAAREGVTENTEAPFVTMGQNPVTRTLSLTINGAKGQDVKLNLVDASGRSIKVSSVTPETNTHREEIDMTSQNTGMYFIQVSTPSKRASLKVLKVSQD; translated from the coding sequence ATGAAACCAATCAAAACTTTACTTTCGTTTTGTGTTGTGCTGATGGTGGCGATGGGTGCATGGGGGCAAGTTACAAGTATTACTGCTCCTGCAATACCCGCTGGACAGCAATGCGTTGGCGCCACCATCGTACCTCCAAGTAGCCCAACAATAGTTGCTAGTGGATGTGCTGGTGAAGCTGTCTTCTTGCAACTATTTGAAGCAGACGGTACCGAGCTTGCAGTAGGATCCGCTGGGAGTGTCCCAGGAGGAGCTGCTGGTTCGGTTGTTATCCCAGCCGCTGCCTTAGGCAAAACCGTCTATTATCGCTATGTTACCAAAGGAACAACTGCAGGTTGTGCTTTTAATGGTACAGCCACTCCTTTGAACAACAACACTGTTGTTGCAACTCCTACGAAGCCAACGATTGTGGCTCCGATTCCGTCGATTTGTCACTTGGAAACACAAAAGACCTTGGCAGAATTTGGAGCTCCAAATGTGTATGCAAATTGTACGTCAGGAACATTGACTGTTGCTTACATCACAGGAACTTCTCCTTGGAATACAGCAGGAGACTATACCATTGGCTATAAGTGCGTTTCTGGAGTATGTGAGTCTCCAATCGAAACTACAACGTTTACGGTTAAAAATCCGTTGAATGCTCCAATTTTTGTTAAGAATATTCCTAGCATTTGTCCAGGGGAAGACCAGTTGACTGTTGAAGAAGTTGAAGCAGGCGGATTTGCGTCATGCGCAGCTGATCCTGGTTCTGTATTGAAAGTAATCAGTGGCCCACTTAGCAACACTACTTCAGGTGCAGTACAATTTATCTGCGAAAGAGATGGTTGCAAATCAGGTGTGTATAGCCATTCATATACGATCTATTCAGCGACAGCTGCACCAACAGGTGTGACTATCAATGGAGGTTCATCTGTGACTGCATGTGCATCTGCAATACCAGCTTCGTTAGTTTTTGGTGGAGATTGTGCGGGTAACAATTACAAGATTTGGAATGTTACGACCAATACATTGGTATCAGCAGCATACACAAGTGGTTCAATAAGTCCTATACCAACATCTGGTACTACTGTATATCGTGTAACGTGTACAGACGCTACTTGCGAAAGTACAGGTGTAGAAGTAACTTACACAGTAAGCCCAGCGATTGCGAAACCAGAACTTGCTGCTGCAATTCCATCCATTTGTCATTTGGAAACACAATTGACAGAAGCACAATTAGAAGCGCCAGGTGTTTATGCAAGTTGCGCCCCAGGTACAACACTTAACTTGGTAAGTGTATCAGGAACAGCTCCATGGAACACAGCAGGAACCTACACTGCGATGTGGCGTTGTGAAACGAGTGCTACTTGTTACTCGGAACTGACTCAAACAACGTTTACGGTTAAAAATCCGTTGAATGCTCCAATTTTTGTTAAAAACATTCCTAGTATTTGTCCAGGAAAAGACCAGTTGACTGTTGAGCAAGTAGAGGCTGGTGGATTTGCGTCATGCGCAGCTGATCCAGGTTCTGTATTGAAAGTGATCAATGGCCCGCTTAGCAACACTACTTCAGGTGCAGTACAATTTATCTGCGAAAGAGATGGTTGTAAATCAGCTGTATATAGTCACTCATATACGATTTATTCAGCAACGGCAGCGCCAACAGGTGTATCTATCACAGGTAGCCGCGCGGGAGCAACAGGCAATGGAACAACAGCGGTTACCGTGTGTTCTTCGCCTGCTACAGCAGCAACACTCGCTTTCGCAGGTGATTGTGCAGGTAATAACTTCAAGATTTGGAATGTTACAGATAATGTATTGGTAACAGCGTCTTATTCTGGACCAATTACAGCTCCTACAAAAACTACTGAGTACAAAGTAAGTTGTACAGATGCTACTTGTGAAAGCACAGGTGTAACAGTAACTTACACAGTAAGCCCAGCTATTGCGAAACCAGTACTTGCCGCTGCTATTCCATCTATCTGTCATTTGGAAACACAAAAGACGGAAGCAGAATTGGAAGCTCCAGGTGTTTACGCAAGTTGTGAGCCTGGTTTTACACTTAATTTAGTAAGTGTATCAGGAACAGCTCCATGGAACACAGCAGGAACATACACTGCCATGTGGCGTTGTGAATCAAGTGCTGATTGTTACTCAGAATTGACGCAAACAACGTTCATTGTTAAAAACCCGTTAAGTTTGCCAATTTTTGTTAAGAACATTCCTAGCATTTGTCCAGGCGAGAAGCAGTTAACTGTTGAAGAAGTTGAAGCAGGTGGGTTTGCATCATGCGCAGCTGATCCAGGTGCTGTTTTGAAAGTGATTAATGGACCACTTAGCAACACTACTTCAGGTTCGGTACAATTTATCTGTGAAAGAGATGGTTGCAAATCAGGTGTATATAGCCATTCATATACAATCTACTCAGCGACAGCAGCACCAACAGGTGTGAATATTAATGGAGGTTCATCTGTTACTGCATGTGCATCTTCATTGCCAGCTTCGCTTACTTTTGGTGGAGACTGCGCTGGTAACAATTACAAGATTTGGAATGTTACAGATAATGTATTAGTAACAGCGTCTTATTCTGGACCGATTCCAGTACCTTCTAAAACGACCGTATATCGTGTGACGTGTACAGATGCTACTTGCGAAAGCACAGGAGTAGAAGTAACGTTTACATTGGGTTCTGGTGTTGCCAAACCAACACTTGTGAAAGCTATTCCTTCAATTTGCCATTTGGGTACTCAGTTGACTGAGGCGCAATTGGAAGCAGCAGGTGTTTATGCAAGTTGCGAAGCTGGTGCAACTCTTAATTTAGTAAGTGTATCAGGAACAGCTCCTTGGAACACCGCGGGAACATACACTGCAATGTGGCGTTGTGAAGTAAGTGCTACTTGCTACTCAGAATTGACGCAAACAACATTTATTGTAAATTCACCGATGGCTACGCCTACGCTTTCAGCTTCGGCAACAACAATTTGTGCTGGTGAAACTGTTACATTTACAGTTGGTCATACTTGCCCATCAACAGCTACTTTGGAGCTTTATAAGAACGATACTATCTTAGTTGCTTCTAAGGCTGCGGGTACGTCACCTGCAACGATTGGATATGCAGCTACTACAGGTACATATAAAGTGAAGTGTATGTTCGATAAGTGCTATAGTGCGGCAAGTTCAGGTGTTACTGTTACAGCAAATGCTTTGCCTGCAGCTCCTACATTTACGGGTGCTACTCCATTGCAACCAAGTGCAGTTTGTGCAAATACTAGTGTAGGTGGTGTATTATTAAATACATTAACTTGTGCAGTAAATACACAGGTACTTGTATGGTATGATAAAGATAATCTTGTTGTACCTCAGCCAAATACTCAACCAGCTGCTACAACAACTTGGACTGTCTCGTGCCGTAACACAGTAGGTAATACGTGTGAAGGCCCTCGTACTACGGTAGTTTTCACAGTTAATCCTCAAGGTAGTACTCCAACTGGAGTATCTTTGACTGCAGAAGGTACTACGGTTAATGTCGGCCAAGATAAAGTTATTTGTAGCACAACTGGTGCCGCAATTACCTTTACTGGTTGCCCATCGGGTGAAACTATGCTTGTAAGTGTAGATGGAAATGTTTATTCTGCAACTATACCATCAGTGGTTACAGATGGTATTAAACACAACTATCGCGTTCGTTGCCAAGCTGGTTCAGGCGCTTCAGCTTGTGATGGACCTGAGTCAGGTGTTATGAGTTTAACAGCATATCCAGTATTGACTACAGCTCCAACTGCAAATGTTGTTCCTGCTGTTGTATGTAGTGCATCTGCTCCAGTTGCATTCGGTGGAAGCTCAAGCTGTGGTGCTTTGGCAACTGTATGGTTCGATGCAACGACAAATACTCAGTTGCTTTCATTGCCATCAATGACTCCAACTACTCCTGGTACATATTCTTACTATGCTAAGTGTGTGAATGGTGGTGGATGTATGAGCCCAGCGAGTGCGACTACGTCGTTGACAGTGGTTGGTAATTCAATGGCTCCAACGATCACTTCAATAGGTGGAACAGAAGTATGTACTGGTGTAAACGTAACACTTACTACTAACTGCCCAGCAGGCTCTGTTGTTAAGTGGAGTACAGGTGATACTGGTAATGCGTTGCCATTGGTATCGGCTGTGCCACAAGTACGTGCCGTAACTGCGAAGTGTGCAATCACTGTAGGAAGTACAACTTGTGAGTCTCCAGTAAGTGCTACTACTACAGTAGTTTGGAAAACATTCGATATTACAATTATCAATATCGGTTCTCCACTTTCAGGGGTTAAGCCTGGCTCAAACGTACCAAAATCTGCTTGGGCAGCTAACTTTGTAACTGTTGATGCAGGTCCATCATTGCAAAGCAGCTCACAAGGTAATCCTTCAGTATTCTTCACTGAGAATCCTAACAAAGGAGCGGATCGTTTCTGGACTGTACACGTTGAGTCATGTGCTTTGGGAACAACAGGTGCTATTTCTTACGATATGTTAGTGACACCAGAAGCTGGTGTACCATACTCGTACAACACTGTTGAAAACAATGCACCATACTTGATGTATGCTAACCGTGATGGTTTCACAGAATTGTATGCGCACAACCACGGAGCGTATGGCTTTACAAGTGAGCCTAAGTACACTCAAGGCTTGCCAAAAGGTTTGTACAAATTGAGCATCCGTTACTGGAGCGAAAAAGGTATGGGGCTTTACCCAGCCGTACGTACAGCTCAAGGTACACAATTGGCATACCAAGAGTACTGGTTCCGTATCCAATCACAAAATGGTATCGGTTCAGGTGCAGCTCGTGAGGGCGTAACTGAAAATACTGAAGCTCCATTCGTGACAATGGGTCAAAACCCAGTAACTCGTACGTTGTCATTGACAATCAACGGTGCTAAAGGTCAAGATGTGAAGTTGAACTTGGTTGACGCCTCTGGCCGTTCTATCAAAGTTTCTTCAGTAACTCCTGAAACTAACACTCACCGTGAAGAAATCGACATGACTAGCCAAAATACTGGTATGTACTTCATCCAAGTTAGCACTCCTTCTAAGCGTGCATCTTTGAAAGTATTGAAAGTATCTCAAGACTAA